In Acidobacteriota bacterium, one DNA window encodes the following:
- a CDS encoding 3-keto-5-aminohexanoate cleavage protein, which yields MTGAASPDVRDGRRRKVIISCALTGGIHTPTMSPALPFHPDDLARQGVDAAGAGAAILHVHARDPRDGRPSPDPAHFRAYLSRIKERSDVVMNVTTGGGLNMTVDERLAAPVALRPEMCSLNMGSINFGIFPLANRYSSWRFDWEEPYLRATEDFVFKNTFRDIARILTVLGDEHGCRFEHECYDVGHLYNLAHFVERQRVKPPFFVQMIFGVLGGIAPDPANLMFMKDTADRLFGADYLWSVLAAGRFQMPFATQSVLLGGSVRVGLEDSLYIAPGKLAASNAEQVAKIRGIVEALGYEIATPADVRRWLGLKGADAVAF from the coding sequence ATGACGGGAGCGGCCTCGCCCGACGTGCGCGACGGACGCCGCAGGAAGGTGATCATCTCCTGCGCGCTGACGGGCGGGATCCACACGCCGACGATGTCGCCGGCGCTTCCCTTCCATCCCGACGATCTGGCGCGCCAGGGCGTCGACGCGGCTGGAGCCGGCGCCGCGATCCTGCACGTGCACGCGCGCGATCCGCGCGACGGGCGACCGTCTCCCGACCCCGCGCACTTCCGCGCCTATCTCTCCCGCATCAAGGAACGCTCCGACGTGGTGATGAACGTCACGACGGGCGGCGGCCTGAACATGACGGTCGACGAGCGCCTGGCGGCTCCGGTGGCGCTGCGCCCGGAGATGTGCTCGCTCAACATGGGCAGCATCAACTTCGGCATCTTCCCGCTGGCCAACCGGTACAGCTCGTGGCGGTTCGACTGGGAGGAGCCGTACCTGCGCGCGACCGAAGACTTCGTGTTCAAGAACACGTTCCGCGACATCGCGAGGATCCTGACCGTGCTCGGCGACGAGCACGGGTGCCGCTTCGAACACGAGTGCTACGACGTCGGGCACCTCTACAACCTGGCGCACTTCGTCGAACGGCAGCGGGTGAAACCGCCCTTCTTCGTCCAGATGATCTTCGGCGTGCTGGGCGGCATCGCCCCTGACCCGGCCAACCTGATGTTCATGAAGGACACAGCCGACCGGTTGTTCGGCGCCGACTACCTCTGGTCCGTGCTGGCGGCCGGCCGCTTCCAGATGCCCTTCGCCACGCAGTCGGTGCTGCTGGGCGGATCGGTCCGCGTCGGGCTCGAGGACTCGCTGTACATCGCTCCCGGGAAACTGGCGGCGTCGAACGCGGAGCAGGTCGCGAAGATCCGGGGCATCGTGGAAGCGCTCGGGTACGAGATCGCGACGCCCGCCGACGTGCGCCGCTGGCTCGGCCTGAAAGGCGCCGACGCCGTCGCCTTCTGA
- a CDS encoding PD40 domain-containing protein, which yields MPPAVPSEPRGYAFGPFVLDRVKRRLLRDGQPVPVTSKTLDVLLVLVARRDRIVPKDELLELVWGDRIVEENNLFRQISRVRKALDERPDEHRYIVTLPNEGYRFVADVSEWSEALQAEPAAEARPDAPDVVEDQREPAAASLPASAPPPVRRYGLAAGLLAIVGLVLALLVFGPRTTASRAAASPPVLTQITFDPGFSRQPAWSPTGQAVVFVSDRSGNPDLWIKRLDDGSLVQASSTPWAESTPSWSPDGKQLAYRSSRDGGGIYVTDVGGSSERRIATFGYAPQWSPDGAVILFSSRPGGPSVGPVSLFIVGLDGQPPRPARPDITKLVEPVGAAWHPDGRLSILGRDDVGFVLATAPPFEGTPVMSLHQQAFQDALRRQRVEFGRFRWAPPGNAIYLEGTTGGVANIWRIPIDPATNEATGGPERVTIGVGADVNMAVARDGRLMFTTRTSRSRMWAFRFDPAVGRLLDGGTPLTSGVPGELNADASNDGKEIAYSIVRGDQHEVWTRRLDQGADTLLFKGTGGTFSKPRWSADDRHVVLSRRWTAPEGGSAKVELIQVSPASKAVRVVPLDDQQYFVPSDLAADGRTILGACQQQAGDPVKLCAARLSADAKAVAVTVLAADPVRELRNAHFSPDHRWILFQALDRRPQGTSSLYVMPASGGTWVAISSGGSFDDKPRWSPDGRTVYYVSDRNGGFRNLWGRRFDGTAGLPSGDPFPVTAFTSDERTISGDARNMDIALTSTRLLLPITESTGQLWMLESSAP from the coding sequence GTGCCTCCAGCCGTCCCATCGGAACCCCGCGGCTATGCCTTCGGCCCGTTCGTGCTCGACCGGGTGAAGCGCCGGCTGCTTCGCGACGGCCAGCCCGTGCCCGTCACGTCGAAGACGCTGGACGTGCTGTTGGTGCTCGTCGCCCGCCGCGATCGGATCGTGCCGAAGGACGAGCTGCTGGAACTGGTGTGGGGAGATCGGATCGTCGAGGAGAACAACCTGTTCCGGCAGATCTCTCGCGTCCGGAAGGCGCTCGACGAGCGGCCCGACGAGCACCGCTACATCGTCACGTTGCCGAACGAGGGCTATCGGTTCGTGGCGGACGTCAGCGAGTGGTCCGAGGCGCTGCAGGCGGAACCAGCCGCCGAAGCGCGACCCGACGCGCCAGACGTCGTAGAGGACCAGCGCGAGCCAGCCGCGGCGAGCCTTCCGGCGTCGGCGCCGCCGCCGGTCCGCCGCTACGGATTGGCCGCCGGCCTGCTCGCGATCGTCGGCCTCGTCCTCGCCCTGCTCGTCTTCGGCCCGCGCACGACTGCCTCGCGCGCCGCCGCGTCGCCTCCCGTGCTCACGCAGATCACGTTCGATCCAGGGTTCTCGAGGCAACCGGCCTGGTCGCCGACCGGGCAGGCCGTGGTGTTCGTATCGGATCGCTCGGGGAATCCCGATCTCTGGATCAAGCGGCTCGACGACGGCAGCCTCGTACAGGCATCCAGTACTCCGTGGGCCGAGTCGACGCCCTCGTGGTCACCCGACGGCAAGCAGCTCGCGTATCGCTCGAGCCGGGACGGCGGAGGGATCTACGTTACCGACGTCGGCGGATCGTCCGAGCGGCGGATCGCCACGTTCGGATACGCGCCGCAGTGGTCGCCGGACGGCGCCGTCATCCTGTTCAGCTCGCGGCCGGGCGGCCCTTCGGTCGGGCCGGTGAGCCTCTTCATCGTGGGCCTCGATGGCCAGCCGCCGAGGCCCGCCCGGCCCGACATCACCAAGCTCGTCGAACCCGTGGGCGCTGCATGGCATCCGGACGGGCGGCTGTCCATCCTGGGCCGCGACGATGTCGGATTCGTGCTCGCGACGGCACCGCCCTTCGAGGGCACGCCAGTGATGTCGCTCCACCAGCAGGCGTTCCAAGATGCGCTGCGCAGGCAGCGCGTCGAGTTCGGACGCTTCCGATGGGCGCCGCCGGGCAACGCCATCTACCTCGAAGGCACGACCGGAGGGGTCGCGAACATCTGGCGGATCCCGATCGACCCGGCGACGAACGAAGCGACTGGCGGACCCGAGCGTGTGACCATCGGGGTCGGCGCCGACGTGAACATGGCCGTGGCTCGTGACGGCCGCCTCATGTTCACCACGCGCACGTCGCGATCTCGGATGTGGGCGTTCCGGTTCGATCCGGCGGTCGGCCGGCTGCTCGACGGAGGCACCCCGCTCACGTCCGGCGTTCCCGGCGAGCTGAATGCGGACGCTTCGAACGACGGGAAGGAGATCGCCTACAGCATCGTGCGGGGCGATCAGCACGAAGTCTGGACGCGGCGGCTGGACCAGGGCGCCGATACGTTGCTCTTCAAGGGGACGGGAGGGACGTTCAGCAAGCCGAGGTGGTCTGCCGACGATCGGCACGTGGTCCTGTCGCGGCGGTGGACCGCGCCGGAAGGCGGCTCGGCGAAGGTGGAGCTGATCCAAGTGTCGCCGGCATCGAAGGCGGTGCGCGTCGTGCCGCTCGACGATCAGCAGTACTTCGTGCCGAGCGACCTGGCGGCGGACGGCCGTACCATCCTCGGCGCGTGCCAGCAGCAAGCCGGCGATCCCGTCAAGCTCTGCGCCGCGCGCCTCTCGGCCGATGCCAAGGCGGTCGCCGTGACGGTGCTGGCCGCCGATCCCGTGCGAGAGCTCCGCAACGCGCACTTCTCGCCCGATCACCGCTGGATTCTCTTTCAGGCGCTGGATCGGCGCCCTCAGGGAACGTCGTCGTTGTACGTCATGCCCGCGTCCGGCGGCACCTGGGTAGCGATCAGCTCCGGTGGCAGCTTCGACGACAAACCTCGCTGGTCGCCGGATGGCAGGACGGTCTACTACGTGTCGGACCGCAACGGCGGCTTCCGGAACCTCTGGGGACGTCGTTTCGACGGCACGGCGGGCCTGCCATCGGGCGATCCCTTCCCGGTGACCGCGTTCACGAGCGACGAGCGAACCATCTCGGGCGACGCGCGGAACATGGACATCGCTCTGACCAGCACGCGGCTGCTGCTGCCCATCACGGAATCGACCGGCCAGCTCTGGATGCTCGAATCGTCGGCTCCATGA
- a CDS encoding cobalamin-independent methionine synthase II family protein: MLTVTKDLMLPTTITGSWPRPRWFDVSMWGKPLDTCMMDVHYREKFGDALTVVIGDEERAGLDIVTHGDLHCDDDMAGRSWHHYPIQRWAGFEGDYLQSEETRSPWLRYPPGTLLNEIYTGWRWPRVVDEIQHRPLDYPKIWRMAQVRASRPVKFGTCCSQVMGLFLDVHTDKYTDHRQVIWDMAEAMNKELLALRDAGCRLIQIEEPTLHFWANTYGADSDEVKFMVDAYNREVQGLDDVELWVHTCWGNPNMQRVIENDSYKASFDKYLGEMRADVWTVEMTDRNFREIELFGAMKGRLPKKIAVGVCSHRTLQVDRPEDIAARIRKALEHIAPEQLIVSSDCGFGRQGCNRDIAFFKTTAIAQGANIVRRELGLPESPIPAANPTLQTDIVPKNADR, encoded by the coding sequence ATGCTGACCGTCACCAAGGACCTGATGCTGCCGACGACGATCACGGGCTCGTGGCCGCGCCCGCGGTGGTTCGACGTGAGCATGTGGGGCAAGCCGCTCGACACGTGCATGATGGACGTGCACTACCGCGAGAAGTTCGGCGACGCGCTCACCGTCGTCATCGGCGACGAAGAGCGTGCCGGCCTCGACATCGTCACGCACGGCGACCTGCATTGCGACGATGACATGGCCGGGCGGTCGTGGCATCACTATCCGATTCAGCGCTGGGCAGGGTTCGAAGGCGATTACCTCCAGTCCGAGGAGACGCGATCGCCCTGGCTTCGGTATCCGCCGGGCACGCTGCTCAACGAGATCTACACGGGCTGGCGCTGGCCGCGCGTCGTCGACGAGATCCAGCACCGGCCGCTCGACTACCCGAAGATCTGGCGCATGGCGCAGGTCCGCGCCAGCCGGCCGGTGAAGTTCGGCACCTGCTGCTCGCAGGTGATGGGGCTGTTCCTCGACGTCCACACCGACAAGTACACGGACCATCGGCAGGTCATCTGGGACATGGCCGAAGCGATGAACAAGGAGCTGCTCGCGCTGCGCGACGCGGGCTGCCGGCTCATCCAGATCGAGGAGCCGACGCTGCACTTCTGGGCGAACACCTACGGCGCCGACAGCGACGAGGTGAAGTTCATGGTCGACGCCTACAACCGCGAGGTCCAGGGGCTCGACGACGTGGAGCTGTGGGTGCACACGTGCTGGGGCAACCCGAACATGCAGCGCGTGATCGAGAACGACAGCTACAAGGCGTCGTTCGACAAGTATCTCGGCGAGATGCGCGCGGACGTGTGGACCGTGGAGATGACGGACCGGAACTTCCGCGAGATCGAGCTGTTCGGGGCGATGAAGGGCCGGCTGCCGAAGAAGATCGCGGTCGGCGTCTGCAGCCACCGAACGCTGCAGGTGGATCGGCCGGAGGACATCGCCGCGCGCATCCGCAAGGCGCTCGAGCACATCGCCCCCGAGCAGCTCATCGTCTCGAGCGACTGCGGGTTCGGCCGCCAGGGCTGCAACCGCGACATCGCGTTCTTCAAGACGACGGCCATCGCCCAAGGGGCGAACATCGTCCGCCGCGAGCTGGGCCTGCCGGAGTCGCCGATTCCGGCGGCGAATCCGACGCTGCAGACGGACATCGTGCCCAAGAACGCCGACCGGTGA